A stretch of the Methanobrevibacter sp. genome encodes the following:
- a CDS encoding DUF1890 domain-containing protein produces MKALVLLGCPETPSQTPMAVYVFNKLTKLGYDTTIAANPAAKKLVKISDPEDYYKLNIVDLERLLGEINSGDFDLLVGFVHKDAAASFFVTFEQILQCKSLALVFSRDADEVAEFVTMIEESGSNALITAVRAFHNPSPIKVKFDRAIKEIE; encoded by the coding sequence ATGAAAGCTTTGGTATTGCTAGGATGTCCTGAAACTCCATCTCAAACTCCAATGGCAGTTTATGTTTTTAATAAATTAACAAAATTGGGTTATGATACAACTATTGCAGCTAATCCTGCAGCTAAAAAACTGGTTAAAATTTCTGACCCTGAAGATTATTATAAGTTAAATATAGTTGATTTAGAAAGACTTTTAGGTGAAATAAACTCTGGTGACTTTGATTTATTAGTGGGTTTTGTTCACAAGGACGCAGCAGCATCATTTTTCGTAACATTTGAACAGATTTTACAATGCAAATCACTTGCCCTTGTATTTTCAAGAGATGCAGATGAAGTGGCGGAATTTGTAACAATGATTGAAGAAAGCGGAAGCAACGCTTTAATCACTGCTGTAAGAGCTTTCCATAATCCTTCACCAATTAAAGTTAAATTTGACAGAGCAATTAAGGAGATTGAATAA